Genomic window (Trichomycterus rosablanca isolate fTriRos1 chromosome 27, fTriRos1.hap1, whole genome shotgun sequence):
caggtggcatcatatcacggtaccacgctggaattcactgagctcctgagaggagagaagagcgacccattcttccacaaatgtttgtagaagcagtctgcatgcctaggtgtttggttttatacacctgtggccatggaagtgattggaacacctgaattcaatgatttggatgggtgagtgaatacttttggcaatatagtgtatgtgtaaaCGTGTTTGCTTGAAGGACAAAGGGACAAAACACCTGAAATgtcatcgcttggtatcctcttgGTGCCAAAATGGCATTATTGGGCactagcgtaatagaccgcGAGGCCAACCAAGTGCCTAGAAAAGGTTCTTACCCTCATCCATCATCTTTTCCGTCTCCTCGGGGCTTGGCGTGGTTTCACCGACGGGTACAGCATCGCTCACCCCGTGCTGCTCTCTCTCGTGGTTCTTTAACTGACTCTAAGGGAAGGCATTATCGACAGAAGAAGTTAAAGAAGGGAGCAAATACTTAATTAGATACAGCTCACCATACAGATCAaccactgactgtagttcatttgttcctctagaccaggggtgtcaaactcacggcccgcgggccagatccggcccgccacgtcattttatgtggcccgcgagagcttaaacgactgtacgattgttgtgatggttcgagtcgttacagagacgcgcttataatttaatgggacacctgcgcctttaagcggcaaccgttggcatcgtagtcatggcaactaactttgaccttcgctgagaagccatgtgacttttacggcaaaagaacgcgggtagtaatgtgaacaataataataaatataaataattatcttgcagtataataccaaagcatcgtctgtaagtagcggcgtttatattctcagctgattgtaaatgtttagtgagtatatcacagcgttttagttacaaatttaccgtaattaaatacaattgttaccgttactatagcaattagtatctttacacaaaatgctaactcgttagcgctattttacgtttggttaaatctcttattgtaccagatgtaacacttgactacatctgtgtgcttttactgtattaggttctttattgtttttattgtttgtatttttacttcattctggtgcacacagtgtatcacacagctaagaagcaaataaaaccgactgtattctgaagagagctgtctgtctgtctgtctagctgagcaagggggataaactattagtgagggcagaacaatggtcttaaaatacactgtaaaatcctacattaactgcatctctcaaaatgcaggctgattttgtgacctgaaaagtgacacatcccgccagtagatgatgttaagaaatatttacacataatcccaaaatgtacaagaagataagtaagaaaattaggcaggaggaaatgtaatgaaaatgaaaacaagtttgtgcttcaggaagagaaaccggtgcgtctcttgtgttatgaggccgtgtctgtgctaaaggaggacaatataaatgcagaatttagcctccaaaaaaaacaacagactgcaatcacagcagaatacgttacaatcggccctttgagggccacaataatgctgatgtggccctcggtgaaaatgagtttgacacccctgctctagactTTCTCACCCCTTGTACTCAACACTGGACCCCCATTGGAACCCCACTAACCAGATGATGTTTGAATGGTGGTTCACCTTCGAGAATTGATAAATGGGTTACAGTTGGGTGACTAAATGTAAAGTGGAACAAGTggtatacagtcagtaattgtataccctcTAGGTTCTTCTGAATGGTAGGTGTAGCCTGtcaaataatcaatgaatgtaagTATCACATATGTGTACTTACATTGCTTGATGCATAACTACTCTTGCCTTGATGTAtgtgccaaatgtatgtggacaccccttctaattcatGAGTTCAGAGGggtcagccacacccattggtAGTTTGCAGCATAACTTTGCCCCATTTGCCCCATTAAGACATGTTTTGACAAGTTCGTTGTGGACCACGCCCACTGGAACATTAGTTCCTAGCCACAACTTCTCTGTGGCTGCTTTTTTTTTGACTGACTGGGCACATATTTACATTGGCATGGAAATTGGAAGTCCATGCTAATGTCCCATGGTTTTCTGActggatgtctaacaagcttatagttaggtgtccacatacttttgttatttagcgtacatatacactgatcagccataacattaaaaccacctccttgtttctacacacattgttcattatataagctccacttaccatatagaagcactttgtagttctacaattactgactgtagtccatctgtttctctgcacagccccctttcatgctgttcttcaatggtcaggacccccacaggaccaccacaaagcaggtattagaGTAGGTGGTgggcactgcactgacactgacatggtggtggtgtgttagtgtgtgttgtgctggtatgagtggatcagacacagcacctcactgttactgctggactgagaatagtccaccaaccaaaaacatccagtcaacagccccccgtaggcagcgtcctgtgaccactgatgaatgtccagaggatgaccaactcaaacagcagcaatagatgagcgatcgtctctgactttacatctacggtggaccaactaggtaggagtgtgtaataaagtggacagtgagtggacacggtgtttaaaaactccagcagcgctgctgtgtctgatccagtcataccagcacaacacacactaacacaccaccaccatgtcagtctgtagtggccctgtgggggtcctgaccattgaagaacagcatgaaaggaggctaacaaagcatgcagagaaacagatggacaacagtcagtaattgtagaactacaaagtgcttttatatggtaagtgaagctgattaaatggacagtgagtgtataagcaaggaggtggttttaatgttatggctgatcaactCCTTAGGCAACAAGGGTATTGTGCAACTGGCAGGGGTCGCCAAAGTACACTGGGGAACTGGGTACATCTACATGCATAGCAAACATTTACCTTATAGTGAAACGTCTCCATACAGTGCTTGCACTGGTACATGCGACTCTTGCAGTGGTGGATCATGTGACTCTGCAAATCCTTGCTGTTGCAGGCGATGTGCTCGCAGATGGGGCACTGGTACGGCTGCCTCTGCCTGTGCACCCTCAGGTGCTGCTTGACGTAGCCCTTGTTCCCACTGCTGTAAAGGCACAGGCGGCAGCGGTAGGGTCTGTCACTTCCAGCAATGTAGTCCACCAGGCTGGCATCTGTAGGAGTGGAGGAATCTCCACCTCCAATCTCTGCCACCTCGCTAGAGTCTCTGCTATCATTTTGCACCTGGGCGTTGACCTGCAGTTCCTTCAGAATATCCTCGTCAGATGTATTCTGATCCGACCGTTCACGTAGGCGCTCGATGACGGTCAGCAACGATGTGCTGATCCCAGCTTTAAAAGGTCCTTCAACTAGCAAGTCTTCCTTGGAGCCTTGACCAAGGTTCAGAACAGTGGGTGAACCTCCGATCCCAGGCACAAGCTCTCCTGTCGCGGCTAAGGCGTCGGACGACTCGATTTTTTGACCCGTATCAGAGATCAAGCTTGAGGTGTCTCCGAGAGAGGTCCTATTCAGCTCCGGGGTCCTTAAGGGCATGGCAACGAGGGCTTCGGCAGCCAAGGAATGCAGTCGTAGGCACTCCGAGTGGGTCCGTCTGCGCGTAGGAGGGACGTTCTCGTCCGGAAGTGGATCGGAGACGTCCTTGTCCGTTTCCTGCTTGTTGCTACCGCTCCAGTCGACCTGTTCACCACAGTACATATGGTGAAGCTTGTTGTCTAGGCTCGCCTCCTGGGAAGCGAGCAAGTTCTTGTATCCGGAAGCTTCCGGGTTGAGAAGCAGAGACTTGGTGGCCACGTGCTCCTCGTGGCAAGGTAGTCTCTCTACGATGACGTTGACGTGACCGGCACTGTTGCCTCTGGAGCTGATGATCTTCTGTGCCGAGGAGAGCAAGCTGTCAGCGGTGGTATGCCGGCTCTCTGTCTCAAGCTCTAGCTCCCTCTGCGCCTCGGGGGTCACCTGGACCACACCAGGGGGTTCCTTCGACGCGGCTTCTTGGCAGGCATCCTTTGCCACAGATTCAGTATCGCATTTGACACCTTCTGATGGGCACACTTCAACTTGAATGGACGAAGTACCGTGCAGAATCTGCGCCCTCTCTCCGACAGGTGCCAGGACAACAATAGAATCATCTTCTCTAAGGTGTTCCAGTGAAGGGCTGTACACAGGAGGTGCGTCCCGCTGGTCGTCGTCATCCTCGAATATGGGGTAGGAGCAATCCACCAAGCCAGCATGCTTCCAGGCGTGTGTTTTAAGATTGCGCTGCTGCATACACTCATAGCTGCAGATCAGGCAGCGATACCGACCCTGCTCGTAGCTGTACCACTTCTTAGGAGGCACTCCTGGCCTTTTCTCAGGTTCGGTCTTGATAGTATACACTCCCATTCTCTCAGTCAAGTTCTCCTTTATGGATCCAGAACCTCGTTCTGATGGCGATGCGTTAGTATGCAACCTGACATGCGCCTCCAGCTCCTCGTGGTGGCTGGAAGTAAATCGACACTCTGAGCAAACCAGAACCAGGTCGCTCTTCTGCTCGTCGTGCTGCTTCAAATGCTCCTTCAGTGCGCTTAACGTCGGGGAAAGGAAGCGGCACAGGCTGCACTGGTAACAGGTCACAATCTGAGCGCTTTGATTAGAAGCCTCCTGTTTTGTTTGATCTGTCTGATCTGGCAGTCCTTGAGTCCTGGCTCTCTTGCACAGTGAGGCATCTTGACTCTCCTCTGTGATGCCCGTCACGGTCACCGGGGTGGAGGGCGTGGACGGGCACTTCTTCCCGGATAGAGCGCACCTCTTGGGCTGCTTCTCTACTATCTTACTGAGCTTTTCGATGACGTGAATGAGAGAGTCTGCCGTCTGTCTGTTCTTTTGCTGCTCCTGTTTGTCCTCCGTGTTATGACTGTGAGAGTCAGGGATGAAGACCTCCTGCTGGCCTTTGGAGTGAAATACCAGGATGGCAACGCCACTGCTGTCTTCCATTCCTGagcaaatcaaaacaaaacatattcagACACCATAAATTGCTAACATTTGTAGTGTGTTGGCAAAGTCTTTGTTGGCAATTGCAGCTTTGAGATAATtataaaaagaaacatttatttcgaccagacataacattatgaccactgacaagtgaagtgaataacactgattatctcttcatcacggcacctgttagtgggtgggatatattatgcagcaagtgaacattttatcctcaaagttaatgtgttagaagcaggaaaaaacggataagcgtgaggatttgagcgagtttgacaagggccaaattgtgatgtctaGACAAcctggtcagagcatcttcaaaactgcagctcttgtggggtgttctcggtctgcagtggtcagtatctatcaaaagttctccacgaaaggaacagtggtaaaccggcgacagggtcatgggcggccaaggctcactgatgcacgtggggagcgaaggctggcccgtgtggtccgatccaacagacgagctactgtagctgctTGAATGGGAtctcgaacacatcgtatcgaatctcagctctgcctgctgtctaaggctgggcggccacatgaacaacgattggcctgttgtacagatatgggcgggactacgccggatggggtctctgtctcatgactgatgcaatcacgacctctgctggctgattgatggcccctgcacagagatgagaaaagagtgctctcagggtgtgtctctccgtacacaatgctgagctgcactgcactggtCAAGAtaagtgataagatgcatacggcatgctgcccacgtgtctatggctgaccctgtgctctgaccccggcttccaaacaagctgggatatacggATGAATTGGTTGGTCAGTTTCGACTCACAACTTGATTCCGATCTTGATTCTTTTGATTCGGATTCGAATCGCTCTGAAATAGGTGAACAGGTTACAAAGTAAGCATTCAttagtgcttttattttttgGGAAGGGGAAGGGGGGAGGGTGTTTAAGGGATTTGTGACTGACAGAACCATGTGGTCATACCCTTATTTACGACCAGACAATACCAGCTGGTTAGCAGGCATTTACTACCAGGAGTCTGGCCAGGTCTTTCTCTTGTATGTAGTATGTACTGTTCTACTACCTCATTAATATAACTACTGTACATAATCCCAGGCTATTACATCACAAACCTAAGTATTTCATACAACTGTAGGGAAAGCCAGCTGTTGACTTAACTTGCCTGGCTATTATAGCACATCTGTAGCTATTACTGCATAAGTCTTAAGTAATCTAGCCTTTTACTTGCCTGTAGATCTAAGGTGTGGACTATCAGCTTACAGGTTAATACACACCAGATAAGCTATTGAGTCTTTATCTTCCAGCGCAAttacagtgtgtttaaaaaaaaagatatggTTTCCTTTACTTTCTCTCTCTGACCACAAACTGTTCCTCAAGTTCTGCTTTTCCTGGAAAGTCAGACAACTCTAGTAAGGTTTCACTTCCTAACAACAATGACACATGGAGGGTGAAGCGTTGGTCATCTGGAAGCATCCAAGTATAACTGGTTAGTATGTAAGTAAAGCTACAATCGTAGGTAAATGCAATAAAGACAAAAGCAATTACTTATACAATGACTTCAAGGGTTGGtacagcagttgtagccttgtggCTGGACTACAAActactaggttgccactgttgggaccttgagcaaggcccttaactcttattGCTTAccaaagtcgctttggataaaaaaaaatcctttgctaaatgccgaaatgaaatgtaaatacagtagtagggatgtaacgatgcaccacaagacagttaaaaatcgattcacatgtgtaaccaTTCAAatctgtttacatgtataatgaatcgatattcactttaaacagcagagggcactggcgctattcacctcgcctggttgacgtcactacagggttgccaggtttggaattttccagccaaatttgtATATGGTctttagtagggatgtaacgatgcaccccAAGACAGCTAAAAATCGGTTCACATGTGTAATGAtttaaatcggtttacatgtataatgaatcaatgttcgctttaaacagcagagggcactggcgctattcacctcgcctggttgacgtcactacagggccaaatttatttgtgtgaggattctttatttgtgttattcatttattattagttggatttgtttcaaaatttcatttttttttttttttacataataagcattatttggcatagtttgtacctacctcagaaataaaaggcattcattatttagataaataatcgAATGATATCGTGAAttgaatcgcatcgtgggtagagtgtatcgttacatccctagtaaatAGAAATAGATGCTCTTCCTGACACCACCACTTATGTTATCTGGGCTTTGAACTGGCACTAGCGTATCTCCTAATGTCTAGGCAACAACTAAAACATTCACCTAGGTTGCTCAGGTgaagcagcggtaaaatacactagcacgcCAGACCTGGGATTTCGTATACACCGTAtcggatctcagctctgcaaccCGACTGGCTggtgttcacagggtgggaccagggttcctcataactggtgcaattacgacctctgctggctgacagatggcacctgcgcagagCTGGGGAATAATGCCGATCAGGGtgcggctctccgtgcacaaggctgatccacatatgaactcgcctcacatgtcggtttacatgtataacgAATCGATATTCGCTTTAAACAGCAGAGCGCACTGGCGCTGTTCACCTCGCccggttgacgtcactacagcgttgccaggttcagaattttccagccaagtgtatttatgtgaggatactttctttatttgtgttatttatttattattcacttatttatataatgttggattggtttttaagttttttttttttacacaataagcattatttggcatagtttgtacctacctcagaaataaaagggcattcattatttagataattgaaagataagcacaaatacagtattctattttttttaagagaCATAATAATGAAACCTCGgtttaatttgtctttaatttaattttgtttaaaaaatcaggaaaaaaatcgtatcgtgaacccagtatcgcaTCATGGATAGaatgtatcattacatccctgttctttagttattattagggatgtaacgatgcaccacaagacagttaaaaaacggtgcacatgtgccacgattcgaatcggttattcatttaagatgaatcaatattcactttaaacagcagaaggCACTGcccgctattcacctcgcccggttgacgtcactacagggttaccaggttcggaattttccaggtTATGTGAAAGTTAGAACATTTAATATGTTGCCTTGCATTGTTTTAATACTTTCTCTTCTTAAAATTCTGTCTACAATCAAGAgcaacatatttaaaaatacactcTGTAAGCATATAgtgtcatttattaaaataaatgtataacttGGGTGTGCAGTCTAAAACAAGCCATATGAGAAAAGAATGGTCATAAATGGGACAGGCTAAAAATAACCGTCCCACTTGCAAGGGATAGCACTTTGTAAACTTAACACTTTGTAAATAGCTTGTTTAAGTGAACACacttattgtttattaatatttcgAAACAGATAATACTTAGTATAAAAAAACTTGAACACTAATAGTTCAGTAGACGGTGAGATTTCTGTACGTCCGTCGTAGAAGGCAACACATGGCGTGTCTGGCTGTACTCAAATTGCCTCCATGAGCCCTACACGTGCACACTTTAAACTCCACGTGAAGCGGACCGTCGCGCACTACTTAGTACACTACTGCGCCTATTAGAACCAGCCCTTGTCTCGCAGTGTGGTAACTAGACAGTGAACAGGGTGTAATAAAGAGCAGCAATCATGCGACTTTTATAACATGCACATGAACTTACTGGTGCAGCAGCTGGAAGTGATCTTTAACCACCGGACTCACCTAATTTTCTGCTTTATTCTTCTGCActaaaaatatttacacatatataAAAAACTAGCTGACTTTCTCACGCTATGATCAAAATGGCGAGAATGGAGCTGGGATCACGTGACTCGACTCGGTCAGGTGATCACGAAGGAATGTAAACTGACGACAGCTGCGGTGATTATGTGAGGTTTCAGTCATTGATTCATTCAGAGCCAAAGCAACTGTTAAAGCAGTTAGTCATATTTATTTTGTGGGTTCCCTTTGTCTACTGCTACTTAGCTTTTCCACCACATCTAAAAAACAtgtagaaggtggattggcagctCTCAACTCTCCAAGGGTGAGTGAGTATGTTGCCCTATGACAGAATGATGCCCTTCTTACCCTTCCTATAGTCTGCCCAGTGTCCAGGGATAACACaatttaataaaactaaattaatgtttaaaacgCTTGAAGTAACATCcacaaacagtaaataataataattaaaaaaccaatatatggccaaaagtatgtagacaccctgtTTCTACAAGAGGTATTGCTTAAaggcaggcacgtgcacagacatttttgggggcaggtgctcaagccaaaaaaagggcttaaaaatatttaacttatatgtttatttttgttaacacaatcaatacacatctaatcaaataactcaaattatcaaattcaataaataaataaataacaggcaaaaacaaggccatattgtgcgctttttaataaccaaacaatatattaaataatcatcaaaaaatagctcaacttaagacctaccttaAATCAGAAACCCATTTcgggtagttaatgttaacaatgggccttttattatgccaataaaatagacagctaaataagatattcctatttatttatcattgttgtatgctgttctatatcatagagcattatgtttagccttctacatatattagtttgtaatgttaattacctagcaaaattattcctcatttgtaaacctcaactgttgaagtataaatgcttgcatgaaaataactccttgactaaaggcgatttttttggccaggatgctgtaattataaaatattgtatgtttgtatctattttcaacactttactgtgagagctacttgacattctcctgcaaaatgtttgtgctcatggtttttttttatttttcaggctttcacatcaaaataagtaagattttaaatgaaacaaaactagtgaaACACCTTtgggggaattgatgacagagagggtaatatttattttgaaatattgatgaatgtagaaagaaattgggctccagcagaaaaggcacttttctcatccagggcaaaagggcaggtgcttgagcaccactagggggtCTATCTGTGCGCGTGCCTGCTTAAAGGctgtagcaagaaggtcctgggttcgatccccaggcggggcggtccgggtcctttctgtgcggagtttgcgtgttctccaccttgtccgcgtgggtttcctccgggagctccggtttcctcccacagtccgaagacatgcaagtgaggtgaattggagacgctaaattgtccatgaccttgttcaccttgtgaactgatgaatcttgtgtgagaTATGAGAGTCTTAATATGAGAGAATATCAGAGCGATCCGGGCGATTTTCAATCggactgaaatcgcccaaaaggggcggtactgtacggaacacaactcgacgctgattggactacgatattcggaggcaagacagactaggtccagaacagtcacagccaGTTTAACACTTTACATTttttccctttcgccctttagTGGTGCGTCAGCCGatcgatcgccctaaggaacgagccgcccatggtaacgagtaactacctgttctggcatgaatgtaaccgaa
Coding sequences:
- the znf507 gene encoding zinc finger protein 507, giving the protein MEDSSGVAILVFHSKGQQEVFIPDSHSHNTEDKQEQQKNRQTADSLIHVIEKLSKIVEKQPKRCALSGKKCPSTPSTPVTVTGITEESQDASLCKRARTQGLPDQTDQTKQEASNQSAQIVTCYQCSLCRFLSPTLSALKEHLKQHDEQKSDLVLVCSECRFTSSHHEELEAHVRLHTNASPSERGSGSIKENLTERMGVYTIKTEPEKRPGVPPKKWYSYEQGRYRCLICSYECMQQRNLKTHAWKHAGLVDCSYPIFEDDDDQRDAPPVYSPSLEHLREDDSIVVLAPVGERAQILHGTSSIQVEVCPSEGVKCDTESVAKDACQEAASKEPPGVVQVTPEAQRELELETESRHTTADSLLSSAQKIISSRGNSAGHVNVIVERLPCHEEHVATKSLLLNPEASGYKNLLASQEASLDNKLHHMYCGEQVDWSGSNKQETDKDVSDPLPDENVPPTRRRTHSECLRLHSLAAEALVAMPLRTPELNRTSLGDTSSLISDTGQKIESSDALAATGELVPGIGGSPTVLNLGQGSKEDLLVEGPFKAGISTSLLTVIERLRERSDQNTSDEDILKELQVNAQVQNDSRDSSEVAEIGGGDSSTPTDASLVDYIAGSDRPYRCRLCLYSSGNKGYVKQHLRVHRQRQPYQCPICEHIACNSKDLQSHMIHHCKSRMYQCKHCMETFHYKSQLKNHEREQHGVSDAVPVGETTPSPEETEKMMDEGITSEQKVFKCDMCDYTSCTYVGVRNHRRIHSSDKPYRCCGCDFATTNMNSLKSHLKKHPQKHQALQLLEQYSCSLCGYVCSHPPSLKSHMWKHAGDQNYNYEQVNKAINEAISQSSRSLAVPLKSTPDPALDRSYVTQDKKDATSPDPTQRGQGVPVRKDDAGHPRAAAEYCVLLFCCCICGFESTSKEQLMEHMKEHEGDIISIILNKEQQANVPGQSGTVQ